In one Watersipora subatra chromosome 6, tzWatSuba1.1, whole genome shotgun sequence genomic region, the following are encoded:
- the LOC137398849 gene encoding prostaglandin E synthase 2-like, which produces MAAPGLACVRSLYLTHCNSLLRTFTFRHVHSSAFRDVNKSKNLNKYLLSNLTFGSVGIFSIYVAVKLKHARTVHASVESLGNEQNKPCAKLDVSSKTSKSLSSAKANPWHFDNLPSKQIRHDKEKPVNLTLYQYVTCPFCCKVRAYLDYYGINYNIVEVDSIKRTQTKWTSYSKVPILVCDGVGPDGFLEMNDSSMIISLLQSQRLGNADADLNKLLSFYPVIVSKSGRKTVYEYPNKYFLMYQDGAVDREMAELREEREWRSWVDNNLVHVLSPNAYRTLSESFESFHWFSEAGDWEKSMTSFSRYTCIYLGALVMWAIGGRLKRRYGLEDDVRQSLYKSVNEWLEGVGPSRKFMGGDNPNLADLAVYGVMSAIEGCQAFKDLSDNTNFMEWYTPMKKAVQGSEGLSHVAPSR; this is translated from the exons ATGGCCGCGCCCGGTCTTGCCTGTGTTAGGAGCCTTTATTTAACTCATTGCAATAGCTTACTACGAACATTCACCTTCAGACATGTGCATTCTTCGGCTTTTCGAGACGTTAACAAGTCAaagaatttaaataaatatttgctgtCGAATTTAACATTCGGCTCTGTCGGTATTTTCAGCATATATGTAGCAGTCAAGTTGAAACACGCAAGAACAGTTCACGCCTCAGTCGAATCACTCGGTAATGAACAAAACAAACCGTGTGCCAAACTCGATGTGTCTTCTAAGACCAGTAAAAGTTTGTCATCGGCTAAAGCTAATCCTTGGCACTTTGACAATTTGCCAAGCAAACAG ATAAGACACGATAAGGAAAAGCCAGTCAATCTTACACTATATCAGTATGTGACCTGCCCTTTTTGCTGCAAGGTCCGAGCCTATCTAGACTACTACGGCATTAATTACAATATTGTAGAG GTTGATTCTATCAAACGCACCCAGACCAAGTGGACTTCCTATAGTAAAGTTCCCATACTGGTTTGTGATGGTGTCGGACCTGATGGCTTCTTG GAAATGAATGACTCATCCATGATTATCAGTCTTCTTCAATCGCAACGACTCGGCAACGCTGACGCTGACCTGAACAAACTCCTCTCTTTCTATCCTGTCATAG TGTCTAAGTCAGGGCGAAAGACAGTATATGAGTACCCAAATAAGTACTTTCTGATGTACCAGGACGGAGCGGTTGACAGAGAAATGGCTGAGTTGAG GGAGGAGAGAGAGTGGAGAAGCTGGGTTGACAACAATCTCGTGCATGTCCTCAGTCCTAATGCTTATCGGACACTTTCCGAGTCATTCGAA TCATTTCACTGGTTCTCTGAGGCAGGAGACTGGGAGAAGTCAATGACCAGTTTTTCTAGATACACGTGCATCTATCTTGGAGCTCTCGTCATGTGGGCCATCGGAGGTCGTCTTAAGCGAAG GTATGGCCTCGAGGATGACGTAAGGCAATCCCTATACAAGTCTGTTAATGAGTGGCTCGAAGGAGTAGGGCCGAGTAGGAAGTTCATGGGTGGAGACAATCCCAACCTCGCTGATTTA GCTGTCTATGGTGTGATGAGTGCAATAGAGGGCTGCCAAGCATTCAAGGATCTCTCCGATAATACTAACTTCATGGAATGGTACACTCCTATGAAGAAAGCTGTGCAAGGCAGTGAGGGGTTATCTCATGTCGCCCCTAGCAGATAG
- the LOC137398850 gene encoding uncharacterized protein has translation METDESPLVDDSCVPCSAGDHMVNQNNSEKTKEYDCECKVTVMDTSELANKVSQKKSVTKQRKPKPSRRSPSKTRSISRNKKPSTRTKKQRRSRQLKRVRRVRSARHSKKVSGKSRSKAKSDSSVSRRKKNKEPALKSPPEKSASMETLPPENGESDEAVELMDKEKYVDDLEGELNSEEEENERKYWQQNEAADEAADEAADEASDEENFSDEECQTVQDDPDYCQPCERKNLRINNEDDEEKDFCDDAEVCEDACTVLIGECPPKQKCSGECNSGECENACILMEKLRCQGKTLVCTSGPSNHEKHKARNLPDWFGNPCVVRQCNPRHVQDRFPENMGLADPHYVAEMTKTKRHSNRREDDTLCCHGDDYDTDSEDEEDDLYVNRTTRWVLRHTGDLRFYIPILGALFVLWMFVMNYAIYGKGPAISDR, from the exons ATGGAAACAGACGAATCTCCATTAGTGGACGATAGTTGTGTGCCATGTAGTGCTGGAGACCACATGGTTAACCAAAACAACTCAGAGAAGACCAAAGAGTATGACTGTGAATGCAAGGTAACGGTGATGGATACTTCAGAGCTGGCTAATAAAGTTTCCCAAAAGAAATCGGTGACTAAGCAAAGAAAGCCAAAGCCCAGCCGACGATCGCCATCTAAGACCAGATCGATCAGCAGAAATAAAAAGCCAAGTACTCGTACAAAAAAACAGAGAAGGAGCAGACAACTTAAACGGGTGAGGCGAGTTCGCTCCGCAAGACATTCAAAAAAGGTTTCTGGCAAATCCCGTTCTAAAGCTAAGTCTGACAGCAGTGTATCAAGAAGAAAAAAGAACAAGGAACCAGCGCTAAAAAGTCCTCCAGAAAAAAGTGCTAGCATGGAGACACTCCCACCAGAGAATGGAGAATCTGACGAAGCGGTAGAGTTGATGGATAAAGAAAAATACGTCGATGACTTAGAGGGTGAATTGAACAGTgaagaagaagaaaatgagaGAAAGTACTGGCAGCAAAATGAGGCTGCTGACGAAGCTGCTGATGAGGCTGCTGATGAGGCTTCTGACGAAGAAAACTTCAGTGACGAAGAGTGCCA AACGGTGCAAGACGACCCCGACTACTGCCAGCCGTGTGAAAGAAAGAATTTAAGGATTAACAACGAAGATGATGAAGAAaaagatttttgcgatgatgcCGAAGTCTGTGAAGATGCGTGTACGGTTTTGATTG GAGAATGTCCTCCAAAACAAAAGTGTTCAGGAGAATGCAACTCTGGAGAGTGTGAAAACGCCTGCATCCTCAT GGAAAAATTGAGATGCCAAGGTAAGACTCTTGTCTGTACGAGTGGGCCTTCTAACCATGAGAAGCATAAAGCCAGAAATCTTCCAGACTGGTTTGGCAACCCATGTGTGGTGAGGCAGTGCAACCCTAGACACGTACAGGACCGGTTTCCTGAAAACATGGGCTTGGCTG ATCCACACTATGTGGCAGAGATGACGAAAACAAAGAGGCACTCTAACCGAAGGGAAGATGACACCTTGTGTTGCCACG GTGACGACTACGACACAGATTCGGAGGATGAAGAAGACGACCTGTATGTAAACAGAACGACGAGATGGGTGCTGAGGCATACAGGAGACCTAAGGTTCTACATCCCCATACTTGGTGCTCTTTTTGTTCTCT GGATGTTTGTGATGAACTACGCCATCTATGGAAAGGGGCCAGCAATCTCCGACAGATAG